A window from Chitinophaga filiformis encodes these proteins:
- a CDS encoding putative zinc-binding metallopeptidase, with product MKQMHIKLLMAFILLGSLMACSKDDKIDSVNIPGLGGETWEKGPLDFWIDSVFTRPYNIEVKYRFERYELAINKTLVPVKEEKVEPVMSTILKTWAAPYIAEAGETFFKTYCQKQFVLVGSPEFNSNNTITLGTAEGGRKIVLFWLNDFNITDKPFVREMLHTIHHEFAHILHQTILYPVEYKRISTGYTGSWNDYTLDEALEKGFITQYARSAPDEDFVEMVSTMLVEGKKGYEAIVASAPADARPKFRQKEEIIVRYFKENWNIDFYNLQTRVQDAIDHL from the coding sequence ATGAAACAAATGCATATAAAATTGCTCATGGCCTTTATCCTTTTAGGCAGTCTTATGGCCTGCTCTAAGGATGATAAAATTGACAGCGTAAACATTCCCGGACTGGGTGGTGAAACCTGGGAGAAAGGCCCGCTCGATTTCTGGATAGATTCAGTTTTTACCCGGCCCTACAATATAGAAGTGAAGTACCGGTTTGAACGCTACGAGCTGGCGATTAACAAAACACTCGTGCCGGTGAAGGAAGAGAAAGTGGAACCTGTCATGTCTACCATCCTGAAAACCTGGGCAGCACCTTATATCGCTGAAGCGGGAGAAACCTTCTTCAAGACCTACTGCCAGAAACAATTTGTACTGGTGGGGAGCCCGGAGTTCAATTCCAACAATACCATCACCCTGGGTACCGCTGAAGGCGGCAGGAAGATCGTGTTGTTCTGGCTGAACGATTTCAATATTACAGACAAACCATTTGTACGTGAAATGCTCCATACCATTCACCACGAGTTTGCACACATCCTGCATCAGACCATCTTATATCCGGTCGAATACAAACGCATTTCCACCGGTTATACCGGTAGCTGGAATGACTATACACTGGACGAAGCGCTGGAAAAGGGCTTTATTACCCAATATGCCCGCAGTGCGCCGGATGAAGACTTTGTAGAAATGGTATCTACCATGCTGGTAGAAGGTAAAAAGGGATATGAGGCCATCGTCGCTTCCGCACCTGCTGATGCCCGGCCCAAATTCCGGCAGAAAGAAGAGATCATTGTCCGTTACTTCAAAGAGAACTGGAACATTGATTTCTACAATCTCCAGACAAGGGTACAGGATGCAATTGATCATTTGTAA
- a CDS encoding RagB/SusD family nutrient uptake outer membrane protein produces the protein MKNTSYYILSAAVLFSTGCRKYLETAPDQRTQLNTVEKVAELLVTAYPQADYATFTEAASDNAADKGTGGTLSEEINTNPFFFRDVTERTQGSPNYYWNACYQAIAAANQALDAISKADNPADYTAQKGEALVARAYNHFMLVTLFSKIYDASTASQDPGVPYVTTPEKVVNGKYERKTVAYVYEQIEKDLLEGMPLIDNTSYKVPKYHFNKAAANAFAARFYLYKKDYQKVISYANNVFPGGNIKSNLRPWVTVYSQLTGSEMLAIYTKASETANLLLVEAPSDWARSYGSYRYGLRTDLAYSLFEFRNVTGADWVQPLYYSGGNTDNWLILKFREHFVRSSANANIGVPFTIFPLFTAEEVLFNRAEANTYLGNFTAAKQDLNDYASMRIEDYTANFRITDSKLKNYYGTSDMKAALISTVLDFKQAEFIQEGMRWFDILRYNIPVTHTSVTGESETLAPNDPRRLFQLPQEVELAGLELNPR, from the coding sequence ATGAAAAATACAAGCTACTATATACTTTCTGCCGCCGTACTGTTCTCAACGGGATGCAGAAAATACCTGGAAACGGCGCCGGATCAGCGTACCCAACTTAATACAGTTGAGAAAGTGGCAGAGTTGCTGGTCACTGCCTACCCGCAGGCGGATTATGCCACCTTTACTGAGGCTGCGTCTGATAATGCGGCCGACAAAGGTACGGGCGGTACATTGAGCGAAGAGATCAACACCAACCCTTTCTTTTTCCGGGACGTAACGGAAAGAACCCAGGGTTCTCCAAACTATTACTGGAACGCCTGTTATCAGGCCATCGCTGCCGCCAACCAGGCACTGGATGCCATCAGCAAGGCAGACAATCCAGCCGACTACACTGCCCAGAAAGGCGAGGCACTGGTAGCAAGGGCCTACAACCACTTTATGCTGGTAACCCTCTTCTCTAAGATATATGATGCCTCTACGGCCAGTCAGGACCCTGGTGTACCGTACGTAACCACTCCTGAAAAGGTGGTGAATGGCAAGTACGAAAGGAAGACAGTCGCGTATGTCTATGAACAGATAGAAAAGGACCTGCTTGAGGGTATGCCGCTCATTGACAATACCTCTTACAAGGTGCCCAAATATCATTTTAACAAAGCGGCCGCCAATGCATTTGCTGCCCGTTTCTACCTGTACAAAAAGGACTACCAGAAGGTGATCAGTTATGCGAACAATGTATTTCCGGGCGGAAATATCAAGTCAAATCTGCGGCCCTGGGTGACAGTATACAGTCAGCTGACAGGTTCAGAAATGCTGGCCATTTATACAAAGGCAAGCGAGACTGCCAACCTGCTGCTGGTAGAAGCGCCTTCCGACTGGGCACGCTCCTATGGCTCTTACCGCTATGGCCTGCGTACAGACCTGGCATACTCCCTGTTCGAGTTCCGGAATGTAACCGGCGCTGACTGGGTGCAACCCCTGTATTATTCCGGTGGCAATACGGATAACTGGCTGATACTGAAATTCCGGGAGCACTTTGTGCGTTCGAGCGCTAATGCAAATATTGGCGTTCCATTTACCATTTTCCCACTGTTCACAGCGGAAGAAGTGCTGTTCAACCGCGCAGAGGCCAATACCTACCTGGGCAATTTTACAGCTGCCAAACAGGACCTGAACGACTACGCCAGCATGCGTATAGAAGACTATACGGCCAATTTCAGGATCACCGATTCCAAGCTGAAAAACTATTATGGCACCTCCGATATGAAGGCGGCCCTGATCAGCACTGTACTGGACTTTAAACAGGCTGAATTCATCCAGGAAGGTATGCGATGGTTTGATATACTACGTTATAACATACCCGTTACCCATACCAGTGTGACCGGCGAATCTGAAACACTGGCCCCGAATGATCCCCGCCGCCTGTTCCAGCTGCCGCAGGAAGTGGAACTGGCAGGTCTTGAACTGAATCCCCGTTAA
- a CDS encoding DUF4302 domain-containing protein, producing MLHNRLYIILLAILFAGCKKDKTTSLFGEKPEERMEKALAEYKATLTGSTYGWKTVVYPAAGGGYSFYFRFGTNDRVTMYSDVTLDAASTGKESTYRLKAVQRPSLLFDTYSYLHLLSDPDPNVYGGQTGSGYSVDFEYAIDSVSADTIRLTGISFDTKMILVKATQAEAEAYAAGSFANLIAGTENYMLQNPWLYLQFSDGKRLQVSINTFTKTFTLIYIDDADQVQLLSTPYYYTLNGIYLQQAIVYGGNTFHEVFWDSVKKVFYVTIDGQRIEVKVAPTSVVPMHRLLGVDFSSLIVPPQELPGWSPTFTTIYTTAASSMQNGPYRLTLYYTEFAFDVSQQVMNVDVYIIQDNTLYLARYPFTYTKTANGIFNFTGQTFGGNASAIASDMKPLLDYIRNDRFTMDFIVDTQGGNGKLGQLKSVEHPDFYFTGFPQ from the coding sequence ATGCTTCATAACAGACTATATATCATTCTGCTGGCAATACTTTTTGCAGGGTGTAAGAAAGATAAAACTACCTCGCTTTTCGGAGAGAAACCGGAAGAACGGATGGAAAAAGCACTGGCGGAATACAAAGCCACGCTCACAGGCAGTACCTATGGATGGAAAACAGTTGTTTATCCTGCTGCAGGTGGCGGCTATAGTTTCTATTTCAGGTTTGGCACCAACGACCGGGTCACTATGTACAGTGATGTTACACTCGACGCTGCAAGCACCGGTAAAGAAAGCACCTATCGCCTCAAAGCGGTACAAAGGCCTTCCCTGTTGTTTGACACTTATTCCTATCTGCACCTGCTGTCTGACCCGGATCCGAATGTTTACGGAGGACAAACCGGGTCGGGCTATTCAGTTGATTTTGAATATGCTATAGACAGTGTTTCGGCTGATACTATCAGGCTGACAGGCATCTCTTTCGACACAAAGATGATACTGGTAAAAGCTACCCAGGCAGAAGCGGAAGCATATGCCGCCGGTAGTTTTGCGAACCTGATCGCCGGGACGGAGAACTACATGTTGCAGAATCCCTGGCTGTATCTGCAATTCAGTGACGGAAAACGGCTGCAGGTGAGTATCAACACCTTTACCAAGACCTTTACCCTGATCTATATCGATGATGCAGACCAGGTACAGCTGCTGTCCACTCCTTACTATTATACGCTGAACGGCATTTACCTGCAGCAAGCGATCGTCTACGGAGGTAATACCTTTCATGAAGTGTTTTGGGACAGCGTGAAGAAGGTATTTTATGTAACTATTGATGGTCAACGGATAGAAGTAAAAGTCGCTCCCACGTCAGTAGTGCCTATGCACAGATTGTTGGGAGTGGACTTTTCTTCCCTTATCGTGCCTCCGCAGGAGTTACCGGGATGGTCGCCTACTTTTACAACGATCTATACCACTGCTGCCAGTTCAATGCAAAATGGTCCCTACAGGCTGACCCTTTATTACACGGAATTTGCTTTTGATGTGAGTCAACAGGTGATGAATGTGGACGTCTATATTATCCAGGATAATACCCTTTACCTGGCGCGATATCCATTCACATACACAAAGACTGCCAACGGTATATTCAACTTTACGGGACAGACCTTCGGAGGCAATGCAAGTGCCATTGCCAGTGACATGAAACCGCTGCTCGATTACATCCGTAACGACCGCTTTACGATGGATTTTATAGTGGATACGCAGGGCGGGAACGGAAAACTGGGGCAATTGAAAAGTGTGGAACATCCTGATTTCTACTTTACAGGATTCCCGCAATAA